DNA sequence from the Candidatus Latescibacterota bacterium genome:
ATGGTGATCTCAGAGCTTCGCTGGAAATGGCGATATACAGAGAGATAGGTGCGAGGGATTTTTACAGGTTTATAGCTGAAACTATAACCAATCCCGAGGGTGTCAAGAGATTCAGCCAACTCTCGAAGGATGAGGAAGGCCACAGGACTACTCTCGAATCCTGGTATCAAAAACTGTTCGACAAGGAGTTCGAGCCCGATAGCGGGAAGTTACTTGAATCGGAGATAAGGGGTTTCAAGGTCGAAGAGCGGACGAGCGCAATTGAAGCTCTCGATATCGCTATTGAGGCAGAATCGAGAGCGGCCGAATTTTACGGGCAACAGGCCGGGATTACTTCGCATGACGAGGTAAAGAAAATGTTTCTCGACCTGGCCGAAATGGAGACAGGACATTACAACCTTCTTGTAGCTGAAAGAAATCAGCTCATTGGAGGTTTTTACTGGTTTGATATGGATTCTTCCGGATTCATGGAGGAATGAGAAGGATCCCTGATGGTGTAGACTTCAAACAGGGGGGGCAAGAGAGATGAAGAAGTACAGATGCACGATCTGCAGTTACATATACGACCCGGAGATCGGTGATCCCGACGCAGGCATAGAATCTGGAACGAGTTTTGAGGACCTGCCCGAAAACTGGGTCTGCCCTGAGTGTGGTGTTGGCAAGGATATGTTCGAGGAAGCCTGATTTTCACAATAATATAAAGGACTGCTGACTCATTCAGCAGTTTAGGAGAGGGAGATTTCAATGGGAATCAGTTTTAATGCAGATGAAGTGTTCGAGATGGGTATGGATGTAGAGAAAAATGGCGAGGCTTATTACATTAAGGCAGCCGAACTGGCGACTGACGCTGAAGTAAAGAAGGTATTTGAGTATCTCGCCGGCGAGGAGAACAATCACTGGGAGATCTTCAAGAAGATGCGCGAGGAGCTTGGTGGGGAGACGACTTCACCGACTGTTATCGATTCAGAGGGGCTGAACAACCTTTACCTCGAGGCCCTGGTCAAATCAAGGCTGTTCTCTAATGTGAGAGAGGCTGAAAAGGTAGCCGAAGATGCAGCTGACCCGATCAGCGCCCTGAACGCCGCGTTGACCTTTGAGAAA
Encoded proteins:
- a CDS encoding ferritin family protein — protein: MGISFNADEVFEMGMDVEKNGEAYYIKAAELATDAEVKKVFEYLAGEENNHWEIFKKMREELGGETTSPTVIDSEGLNNLYLEALVKSRLFSNVREAEKVAEDAADPISALNAALTFEKDTILFFSGMKALTREDLGAKKIDMLIEEEQKHIIRISAEIKKFRERS
- a CDS encoding ferritin family protein, with the translated sequence GDLRASLEMAIYREIGARDFYRFIAETITNPEGVKRFSQLSKDEEGHRTTLESWYQKLFDKEFEPDSGKLLESEIRGFKVEERTSAIEALDIAIEAESRAAEFYGQQAGITSHDEVKKMFLDLAEMETGHYNLLVAERNQLIGGFYWFDMDSSGFMEE
- a CDS encoding rubredoxin, producing MKKYRCTICSYIYDPEIGDPDAGIESGTSFEDLPENWVCPECGVGKDMFEEA